A single region of the Bacteroidota bacterium genome encodes:
- a CDS encoding AraC family transcriptional regulator: MHQEYINRINTVLIYIDENLETDLSLDTVSNIAFYSPFHFHRLFKAITSEPLNTYIIRKRIERSAMMLIHNNEYSIAEIAIKLGFKNDSTFSRTFKKIYGQSPTQFRKANLGNLSKIGKEDSKIGKVNFITEEYICNINNLKNWIKMNAKIEVLEMPKMNLAYVTQIGKTGIEDAFLRILKWATPKGILAKSQTHVCRVFHDSFKVTDADKVRMSIGILSVHNLDVDNNVGLTTIENGKHIVGHFVIDQKEFEKSWDSLFIWMNENGYKKSDRFPFEIYHNNYNEHPEKKCIVDLCIPIE; the protein is encoded by the coding sequence ATGCACCAAGAATATATTAACAGAATAAATACAGTTTTAATATATATAGATGAAAATTTAGAAACGGATTTGTCATTAGATACTGTATCTAATATTGCATTCTATTCACCTTTTCATTTCCACAGACTTTTTAAAGCCATTACAAGTGAGCCCCTTAATACATACATCATAAGAAAAAGAATCGAACGTTCTGCAATGATGTTAATTCACAATAATGAATATAGTATAGCTGAAATTGCAATAAAACTTGGTTTTAAAAACGACTCCACATTTTCCAGAACATTTAAAAAAATATACGGACAAAGTCCTACCCAGTTTCGCAAGGCAAATCTTGGCAATCTCAGCAAGATTGGTAAAGAAGATAGCAAAATTGGTAAAGTAAATTTTATAACCGAAGAATACATTTGCAACATTAATAATCTTAAAAATTGGATTAAAATGAATGCAAAAATTGAAGTTCTCGAAATGCCGAAAATGAATTTGGCCTATGTTACACAAATTGGTAAAACCGGAATTGAAGATGCTTTTCTTCGAATTCTCAAATGGGCAACGCCAAAAGGAATATTAGCCAAAAGCCAAACACATGTGTGTAGAGTATTTCACGACAGTTTTAAAGTTACCGATGCCGACAAAGTTAGAATGAGTATTGGAATTCTATCCGTTCACAATTTAGACGTTGATAACAATGTAGGGCTTACTACAATCGAAAATGGAAAACACATTGTTGGGCATTTTGTAATTGATCAAAAAGAGTTTGAAAAATCTTGGGATAGTTTATTTATTTGGATGAATGAAAACGGTTATAAAAAATCGGACCGGTTTCCATTTGAAATTTATCATAACAATTACAATGAGCATCCCGAAAAAAAGTGTATTGTTGACCTGTGTATTCCGATTGAATAA
- a CDS encoding SRPBCC domain-containing protein: MPNNLLFNFTVDKAAKTVYITREFDAELSLVWDAFTKAELLDQWVAPKPWTSKTKYIHFEVGGKRLYAMVSPDGMERWAIQEYLSITPKTAFKLYNCFSDKDGNPELTGSEWSYAFSEINGKTTVHISIYNESLERMERMIEMGFTEGYNASMLNLEALLVLLKLS, translated from the coding sequence ATGCCAAATAATTTGTTATTCAATTTTACCGTTGATAAAGCAGCGAAAACGGTATACATCACCAGAGAATTTGATGCCGAACTTTCGCTGGTTTGGGATGCCTTTACAAAAGCAGAATTGCTCGACCAATGGGTTGCACCTAAACCCTGGACATCTAAAACAAAATATATTCATTTTGAAGTTGGTGGTAAACGTTTATATGCAATGGTTAGTCCTGATGGAATGGAGCGCTGGGCAATTCAGGAATATTTATCCATTACACCAAAAACCGCTTTTAAATTATATAATTGTTTTTCCGATAAAGATGGAAATCCGGAGTTAACCGGCTCTGAATGGAGTTATGCTTTTAGCGAAATAAATGGAAAAACAACAGTGCATATTTCTATTTATAACGAATCACTTGAACGTATGGAACGTATGATTGAAATGGGCTTCACAGAAGGATATAATGCGTCAATGCTCAATTTGGAAGCGCTGCTTGTATTATTAAAGCTTTCTTAA
- a CDS encoding VOC family protein: MKSNKLLRMDNMSIVVESLDDAIAFFSEIGLILEGRGVIEGEWAGKVTGVKDQCVEVAMMVTPDGHSKIELSKFIRPEIVSDHRNAAVNAFGYLRLMFTVEDIDEMVTRLSQKGAVLVGEIVNYENIYRLCYIRGVEGLLIGLAEEIGK, encoded by the coding sequence ATGAAATCTAACAAACTCCTCAGAATGGATAACATGAGCATTGTGGTTGAATCGCTAGATGATGCTATTGCCTTTTTTTCTGAAATCGGTTTAATACTTGAAGGCAGAGGTGTTATTGAAGGAGAATGGGCCGGTAAAGTTACAGGAGTTAAAGACCAGTGCGTTGAAGTAGCAATGATGGTAACGCCTGATGGGCATAGCAAGATAGAATTATCAAAATTTATACGTCCGGAAATTGTTTCCGATCATCGCAATGCAGCTGTTAATGCATTTGGGTATCTTCGATTAATGTTTACAGTGGAAGATATTGATGAAATGGTCACTCGATTATCGCAAAAAGGCGCGGTATTGGTTGGCGAAATCGTAAATTATGAAAATATTTACCGTTTATGTTATATTCGAGGGGTTGAAGGATTGTTAATTGGGTTGGCAGAAGAAATTGGGAAATAA
- a CDS encoding DinB family protein, which produces MINKLYYNDAPEYCHPFFNLVASDDLLSELKQSKEFTLELIHSITKDNENYRYAPNKWTTKEVLRHIIDCERIYTYRALRFSRHDNTELAGFDENLYIENTKTIEFSLADLSNEFEAVRNSTIALYKPMTSAMLDFKGSANNAVFTARTLGFMTVGHNIHHCNIIKEKYL; this is translated from the coding sequence ATGATTAACAAATTATATTATAACGACGCACCTGAATACTGCCATCCTTTTTTTAATCTCGTGGCCTCAGATGATTTATTAAGTGAATTAAAACAAAGCAAAGAATTTACACTTGAACTAATACATTCAATAACAAAAGATAATGAAAATTACAGGTATGCACCCAATAAGTGGACCACAAAGGAAGTGTTACGGCATATAATAGATTGTGAACGAATTTACACATACAGGGCTCTCCGGTTTTCCAGACATGACAATACAGAGTTAGCCGGTTTTGATGAAAATTTATATATAGAAAATACAAAAACCATTGAATTCAGTTTAGCGGATTTAAGCAATGAGTTTGAAGCCGTGAGAAATTCCACAATTGCGTTATATAAACCTATGACAAGTGCTATGCTTGATTTTAAAGGTTCAGCAAACAATGCCGTCTTTACCGCAAGAACCTTAGGATTTATGACAGTGGGGCATAATATTCATCATTGTAATATTATTAAAGAAAAATACTTATGA
- a CDS encoding peptidoglycan DD-metalloendopeptidase family protein, producing the protein MPVSNRPVYFIAACLGILLFAGSSSLNAQNSDKASLQNKYSKLQSEIKDTEDLLNSTKKKKENSLSELKLLNRKIDVREQVINNIAQQMHSVNEELNETTSAINAMQSDMSELKKQYAQMVYYTYLNDQDYKPLHFIFSSNSINEAFQRVQYIRSFHSFRKEQITAIEEISESLTHKLNIIEEEKEEKESLLTKEEKEKKQLDAEKAKKDDAVKKLQSQEKDLKKQIDKKKKDAAALKNKIQSIIAEEIKKEKEKAAAEAARIKEAEAKKAAEQKTTTTGTTTKTTETASAKTEEKATTEKVNLGLTPEMQLISKNFAGNKGKLPWPVERGTITERFGKHPHPVLKDVIVENNGIDIATTEGTAVRCIFEGEVVNVIFNPAFQKGVIIKHGEYYSVYTNLENVTVKAGDKVTTKQKIGTAWEDPEEGKTEVHLEIWKNTVILDPALWISK; encoded by the coding sequence ATGCCCGTTTCAAATCGCCCGGTTTATTTTATTGCAGCATGTTTGGGAATATTACTTTTTGCAGGTAGTTCGTCGTTGAATGCACAAAACAGCGATAAAGCAAGCTTACAAAATAAATACAGCAAATTACAATCAGAAATTAAGGATACTGAAGATTTATTAAACTCCACTAAAAAGAAAAAAGAAAATTCACTCAGCGAATTAAAACTACTCAACAGAAAAATTGACGTTCGTGAGCAGGTAATAAATAATATTGCACAACAAATGCATAGTGTAAATGAGGAGTTAAATGAAACAACCTCAGCCATAAATGCCATGCAAAGCGATATGAGTGAATTAAAAAAACAATATGCCCAAATGGTTTATTATACTTACTTAAACGACCAGGATTACAAACCATTACATTTTATTTTCAGCAGTAATAGTATCAACGAAGCCTTTCAGCGGGTGCAATACATTCGTTCGTTTCACAGTTTCAGAAAAGAACAAATTACTGCCATTGAAGAAATAAGTGAAAGTTTAACGCATAAACTCAATATAATTGAAGAGGAAAAAGAGGAAAAGGAATCGTTGCTGACAAAAGAAGAAAAAGAGAAAAAACAATTAGATGCGGAAAAAGCTAAAAAAGATGATGCTGTAAAAAAATTACAATCGCAGGAAAAAGATTTAAAGAAACAAATCGACAAAAAGAAAAAAGATGCCGCAGCATTAAAAAATAAAATACAAAGTATAATTGCAGAAGAAATAAAAAAGGAAAAAGAAAAAGCAGCAGCAGAAGCAGCACGTATAAAAGAAGCAGAAGCTAAAAAAGCTGCTGAGCAAAAAACTACTACTACCGGAACAACAACTAAAACCACAGAAACCGCATCAGCAAAAACTGAAGAAAAGGCTACAACCGAAAAAGTAAATCTCGGATTAACCCCTGAAATGCAATTAATTTCAAAAAACTTTGCCGGCAACAAAGGCAAATTACCGTGGCCGGTAGAACGTGGCACCATAACGGAGCGATTTGGTAAACATCCACATCCCGTATTAAAAGATGTAATTGTTGAAAATAACGGTATCGATATTGCAACAACTGAAGGCACAGCAGTGCGTTGTATTTTTGAAGGTGAAGTGGTAAATGTAATTTTTAATCCTGCATTTCAAAAAGGTGTAATTATAAAACATGGTGAGTATTACAGTGTATACACCAATTTAGAAAATGTAACCGTAAAAGCCGGCGATAAAGTAACCACCAAACAAAAAATCGGCACCGCCTGGGAAGACCCCGAAGAAGGCAAAACCGAAGTACATTTAGAAATCTGGAAAAACACCGTGATTTTAGATCCTGCGTTGTGGATTAGTAAATGA
- a CDS encoding tetratricopeptide repeat protein yields the protein MRTAFLNKEGNIDTKIFYLVLFVDSIDKPGFVMKDSVINWTNYLVKAHPADAKAYAMQGDFLFYAGELQKASESYNHSVEIRSDIYDVWIKLFYIWSDLRKYDSLLEVTTTAIELYPNQPLSYYFNAVANNQLKNYEAGIKMLKRGLPLTVSNISLRADMYTALGDAYHETEKHTESDEAYEKSLELVPNNAYTLNNYAYYLSLRNQDLERAAEMSLKSIQLMPDNGSFEDTYGWILYQQKKYTEAEKWLSKALLHGGDKSGVVLEHYGDALYQLGDKEKAVEYWKKAKQAGEASDLIDKKINDKMLYE from the coding sequence ATGCGCACAGCATTTTTAAATAAAGAAGGTAACATTGATACAAAAATATTTTATCTGGTTTTATTTGTTGATTCAATAGATAAACCCGGGTTTGTAATGAAAGACAGTGTAATCAACTGGACAAATTATCTGGTAAAAGCACATCCCGCTGATGCCAAGGCTTATGCGATGCAGGGTGATTTTTTATTTTATGCAGGTGAATTACAAAAAGCATCAGAAAGTTATAACCACTCGGTTGAAATTAGAAGTGATATTTATGATGTTTGGATAAAATTATTTTATATCTGGTCCGATTTACGCAAATATGATTCATTATTGGAAGTAACAACAACAGCAATAGAATTATATCCCAACCAACCTTTGAGTTATTATTTTAATGCTGTTGCCAATAATCAACTTAAAAATTACGAAGCCGGAATAAAAATGTTGAAGCGCGGATTACCACTTACCGTTTCCAACATTAGTTTACGTGCCGATATGTATACTGCATTAGGTGATGCTTATCACGAAACAGAAAAACATACTGAATCGGATGAAGCCTATGAAAAAAGCCTGGAATTAGTTCCGAATAATGCTTACACATTAAATAATTACGCCTATTATTTATCACTGCGCAATCAGGATTTAGAACGCGCTGCAGAAATGTCGTTAAAAAGTATTCAGTTAATGCCCGACAATGGTTCGTTCGAAGATACTTACGGATGGATTTTATATCAGCAGAAAAAATATACGGAAGCAGAAAAATGGCTGAGTAAAGCATTATTACACGGTGGCGATAAAAGTGGTGTGGTATTGGAACATTATGGCGATGCATTGTATCAATTAGGAGATAAAGAAAAAGCAGTTGAATACTGGAAAAAAGCCAAACAAGCAGGTGAGGCATCAGATTTGATTGATAAAAAAATCAATGATAAAATGTTGTATGAATAA
- a CDS encoding VOC family protein: MANINPHINYNGNAEEAFNFYKSVFGGSFSTVKRFKDLASADFPIPENEADKIMHIALPIGNTFLMGNDVPEIMGRTNENENRSKIVISAASKEEADNIFNGLSAGGQVEMPMEDSPWGSYFGMFRDKYGVEWMVEYAEKN, encoded by the coding sequence ATGGCAAATATCAATCCACACATTAATTACAATGGCAATGCAGAAGAAGCATTCAACTTTTACAAATCAGTATTTGGCGGCTCATTCTCAACCGTAAAACGTTTCAAAGATTTAGCAAGTGCAGATTTTCCCATTCCGGAAAATGAGGCAGATAAAATAATGCATATTGCTTTACCAATTGGCAACACCTTTCTAATGGGTAATGATGTTCCTGAAATTATGGGACGAACTAATGAAAATGAGAATAGAAGTAAAATCGTAATTAGTGCAGCAAGTAAGGAAGAAGCTGATAACATATTTAATGGATTATCAGCTGGCGGTCAAGTTGAAATGCCAATGGAAGATAGCCCCTGGGGCAGCTATTTTGGCATGTTTAGAGATAAATATGGGGTTGAGTGGATGGTGGAGTATGCCGAAAAGAATTAA
- a CDS encoding DUF4291 domain-containing protein: protein MKLNTIPHKNYETNLPNEGNYIIGQKSGENIHVYQAFNDKIADFACKNQKFGGPDYSFSRMTWIKPNFLWMMYRCGWGQKDVNQHRVLALEISFTGFEELLSEGVITSYVDSTETIQDWRDKLNSSNVRIQWDPDHDYTGSKLKRRAVQIGIKNEALQKFNNSYLKSITDITEFVKEQKSNIDNNKPFLVIEETVIEVNEDLKRRFSIYD from the coding sequence ATGAAACTAAACACAATTCCGCATAAAAACTATGAAACAAATCTTCCAAATGAAGGAAATTATATTATCGGTCAAAAAAGTGGAGAAAATATTCATGTATATCAGGCTTTTAATGATAAAATAGCCGATTTCGCATGTAAAAACCAAAAATTTGGTGGCCCGGATTACAGTTTTAGCAGAATGACATGGATAAAACCCAATTTTTTATGGATGATGTACAGGTGTGGATGGGGCCAAAAAGATGTTAATCAACATCGGGTTTTAGCCTTGGAAATCAGCTTTACAGGTTTTGAAGAATTACTTTCTGAAGGGGTTATAACTAGTTATGTTGATTCAACAGAAACAATACAAGACTGGAGGGATAAACTAAATTCCAGCAATGTCAGAATTCAATGGGACCCAGACCACGATTATACAGGTAGCAAATTAAAACGAAGAGCTGTTCAAATAGGAATTAAAAATGAGGCCTTACAAAAATTTAATAATAGTTATTTAAAATCAATAACAGATATAACAGAATTCGTTAAGGAACAAAAAAGTAACATCGATAACAATAAGCCATTTTTGGTAATTGAAGAAACGGTTATTGAAGTAAATGAGGATTTAAAAAGACGGTTTTCTATTTATGATTAA
- a CDS encoding winged helix-turn-helix transcriptional regulator, with protein MKQDLFHAIADPTRRAILALLAMQALTPNAMAENFDMSRQAVSKHIKVLQECELIIPEQAGREIYYHFNPQKIQEFDHWVAHLKKMWETQFNQLDNVLLSLKNQNGKKC; from the coding sequence ATGAAACAAGACCTATTTCACGCCATTGCCGACCCTACGCGCAGAGCCATTTTAGCATTGCTCGCTATGCAGGCGCTAACACCAAACGCCATGGCAGAAAATTTTGATATGAGCCGGCAAGCAGTATCAAAACATATAAAGGTGTTACAGGAATGCGAATTAATTATACCGGAACAAGCGGGACGAGAAATTTATTACCATTTCAACCCCCAAAAAATACAGGAGTTTGATCATTGGGTAGCGCATTTAAAGAAAATGTGGGAAACACAGTTTAATCAGCTCGACAATGTGTTGTTATCCCTAAAAAACCAAAACGGGAAAAAGTGTTAA
- a CDS encoding zinc ribbon domain-containing protein, with the protein MNEYKFCQSCGFPLIKDKKGGGTEKDGTKSKMYCSMCYENGNFLTPPEINTAKKMQNFCIQEMKKDGINGLFAWLATRQIPSLKRWKK; encoded by the coding sequence ATGAACGAATATAAATTTTGCCAAAGCTGTGGCTTTCCTCTAATAAAAGATAAAAAGGGAGGAGGAACTGAAAAGGATGGCACAAAAAGTAAGATGTATTGTTCCATGTGTTATGAAAACGGTAATTTTTTAACGCCGCCTGAAATTAACACAGCAAAAAAAATGCAGAATTTTTGTATTCAGGAAATGAAGAAAGACGGAATAAACGGGCTCTTCGCTTGGCTGGCAACCCGACAAATACCATCCTTGAAAAGATGGAAAAAATAA
- a CDS encoding DUF4292 domain-containing protein yields the protein MNKAAVLIFFSTVVLLSCKTTQTIFNRNVKPASAYELDDKLREKAITFTTFTGKAKVDVVAPNMNQSFSAQIDILKDSVIGLSLRVLGVEGARVKITPDSIQIIDRLNQEYLPRSIEFIKTSFNIDADFYDLQDLIVGNPVYYDSAVLSTGESDDKYVLLAEKDVYKNTLWLSSDYDILRMFIEDLIAKRTLTLNYEGYEKIEGRQFAFIRNIFIDAQDDLTAHIEFSKVEFDQPFGFTFNVNSKYKRVD from the coding sequence ATGAATAAAGCGGCTGTACTGATATTTTTTTCTACTGTAGTGTTATTGTCGTGTAAAACCACGCAAACCATATTTAACCGTAATGTTAAACCTGCATCTGCTTATGAATTAGATGATAAGCTCAGGGAAAAAGCGATAACATTTACAACATTTACCGGCAAGGCAAAAGTGGATGTAGTTGCGCCAAATATGAATCAGAGTTTTTCGGCGCAGATTGATATTTTAAAAGATTCAGTAATAGGTTTGTCGCTTCGTGTTTTAGGTGTGGAGGGTGCAAGGGTTAAAATTACCCCCGACAGTATTCAAATTATCGACAGGTTAAACCAGGAATATCTGCCCCGTTCAATTGAATTTATCAAAACCAGTTTTAATATCGACGCCGATTTTTACGATTTACAGGATTTAATTGTCGGCAATCCCGTTTATTACGACAGCGCCGTGCTTTCAACGGGCGAAAGTGACGATAAATATGTACTATTAGCCGAAAAAGATGTGTATAAAAACACCTTATGGCTGAGTTCCGATTATGACATACTCCGTATGTTTATCGAAGATTTAATCGCAAAACGCACCCTTACACTCAATTACGAAGGTTATGAGAAAATAGAAGGGCGGCAATTTGCGTTTATACGCAACATATTTATCGATGCACAAGATGACCTTACAGCACATATTGAATTCAGCAAAGTGGAATTTGACCAGCCTTTTGGCTTCACATTTAACGTCAACTCAAAATACAAACGGGTCGACTAA
- a CDS encoding 5'(3')-deoxyribonucleotidase, with amino-acid sequence MTTKKKKLLIDMDGVLSDIYAQFIKFESAHLGLTQTLTELKGKSEREAFKFHDTYVNAENFFYSATPIQDSIASVRKLNVVYEVYIVSSAIQFPLSLVEKINWLSKHFPFISWKQIVFCGTKNIVYGDIMIDDHFANLDIFKGQTILFTQPHNIDKHAGNHIRVNNWKEIEMMLL; translated from the coding sequence ATGACAACAAAAAAGAAAAAACTTTTAATTGACATGGATGGAGTACTTTCCGACATTTATGCCCAATTTATCAAATTTGAATCCGCCCACCTGGGTTTAACTCAAACATTAACAGAATTAAAGGGAAAGTCTGAACGCGAAGCATTTAAGTTTCACGATACGTATGTTAACGCTGAAAATTTTTTTTATTCGGCAACACCTATTCAGGATAGTATCGCTTCGGTGCGTAAACTAAATGTTGTTTATGAAGTGTATATCGTTTCATCTGCAATACAATTCCCACTTAGTTTAGTTGAAAAAATAAATTGGTTGTCAAAACACTTTCCATTTATTTCCTGGAAACAAATAGTCTTCTGCGGAACCAAAAACATCGTTTATGGCGACATTATGATTGATGACCATTTCGCAAACCTGGACATTTTTAAAGGGCAAACAATTCTATTCACCCAACCGCATAATATTGACAAACACGCCGGTAATCACATACGAGTTAATAATTGGAAAGAAATTGAGATGATGTTACTTTAA
- a CDS encoding tetratricopeptide repeat protein produces MIKTLKLFIFTAIGVALLVVTACSGSTSAQKQTPTKSTVSVAKSKRPLDSISIERDYIDACKHIALGEYNKAVDLLNKIVQADPNNAPSMYQLGKIFYEFGQVADAQEYIKNAVRLDPVNVEYQLLYADILGYSANYIKAAEVYSGIVKAGKATDETYYRLAYSYEKSGKLEDAIKTINDLRTLNGNDEGVVFELQRLYALKGDYDDAIKWMQTLMEMDPENMMYLRYLSEYYEKNNQPELAAKHLIFYSQPIPIIPIYNLKKQVYFKKQATILLTMMPCAQHF; encoded by the coding sequence ATGATAAAAACGCTCAAATTATTCATTTTTACTGCAATTGGTGTTGCATTATTAGTAGTAACCGCTTGTTCGGGAAGTACATCTGCCCAAAAACAAACACCCACTAAAAGTACGGTTTCGGTTGCAAAATCGAAACGTCCGTTAGATTCTATTAGTATTGAACGCGATTATATTGATGCATGTAAACATATTGCACTGGGTGAATACAATAAGGCAGTAGATTTATTAAATAAAATTGTTCAGGCCGATCCTAATAATGCACCGAGTATGTATCAGCTCGGAAAAATATTTTATGAATTTGGTCAGGTTGCAGATGCGCAGGAATATATTAAAAATGCAGTGCGATTAGACCCTGTTAATGTTGAATACCAATTATTATATGCCGATATTTTAGGATACTCTGCCAACTATATTAAAGCTGCGGAAGTTTACAGTGGAATAGTAAAAGCAGGAAAAGCAACAGATGAAACTTATTATCGTTTAGCTTACAGTTATGAAAAATCGGGGAAATTAGAAGATGCAATTAAAACGATAAATGATTTACGCACGCTGAATGGAAATGATGAAGGTGTTGTATTTGAATTACAACGTTTATATGCACTAAAAGGAGATTATGATGATGCCATTAAATGGATGCAAACATTAATGGAAATGGATCCTGAAAACATGATGTATTTGCGTTACCTCAGCGAATATTATGAAAAAAATAATCAGCCAGAATTAGCTGCAAAACATTTGATATTTTACTCGCAACCGATACCAATAATACCGATTTACAATTTAAAAAAGCAAGTTTATTTCAAAAAGCAGGCGACAATATTGCTTACTATGATGCCATGCGCACAGCATTTTTAA